One window of the Colletotrichum destructivum chromosome 6, complete sequence genome contains the following:
- a CDS encoding Putative FAD/NAD(P)-binding domain, FAD/NAD(P)-binding domain superfamily — protein MKFLQHQTLLTAFHSQFLPQTTTQASNPMLHDVLIIGAGPAGLATATALSRQLYTSVLFDSGLYRNARATTMHNVLGFDHVPPAVFRAKAREDIKARYAESVTFADVEVLKTSKVKEGLFSAEDAEGKTWLGRRLVLATGVADIMPDIPGYGDCWGHGIFHCLFCHGFEERGAERVGVLAFGMTGNLKMATHIGHMARPLGENVTIYTHGNSSLASEISNMDGNPFKLDTRRIAKMRMAGGGGGGGDGGGHSAGVTLTLDDGEEITERFLAHGPFTKVNGPLAEQLGLEMAENGDVKTTPPFGETSVPGVYAVGDCGNMVKAVAPAMTSGALCAGGMVVPLQSEPRVGL, from the coding sequence ATGAAATTCCTCCAACACCAGACACTTCTCACGGCCTTTCATTCTCAATTCCTCCCCCAGACGACAACCCAAGCCTCGAACCCAATGCTGCACGACGTCCTAATTATCGGCGCcgggcccgccggcctcgccacgGCGACCGCCCTCTCCCGCCAGCTATACACCTCGGTCCTCTTCGACTCGGGCCTGTACCGCAACGCCCGCGCGACGACCATGCACAACGTCTTGGGGTTCGACCACGTCCCGCCGGCCGTCTTCCGCGCCAAGGCCAGAGAGGACATCAAGGCGCGGTACGCCGAGAGCGTGACCTttgccgacgtcgaggtcttGAAGACGTCCAAGGTCAAGGAAGGGCTCTTCAGCGCtgaggacgccgaggggAAGACGTGGCTCGGCAGGAGGCTGGTGCTGGCGACCGGCGTCGCTGACATCATGCCCGACATCCCGGGATACGGGGATTGCTGGGGCCACGGGATCTTTCACTGTCTCTTCTGCCACGGCTTCGAGGAGCGCGGGGCCGAGAGGGTCGGCGTCCTGGCGTTCGGCATGACGGGGAACCTCAAGATGGCGACGCACATTGGACACATGGCCCGTCCCCTCGGGGAAAATGTTACGATCTACACACACGGGAACTCCTCTCTTGCGTCGGAGATCTCCAACATGGATGGCAACCCCTTCAAGCTCGACACGCGCAGGATTGCAAAGATGCGCAtggccggcggtggcggtggcggcggagacggaggcgggCACTCCGCCGGCGTCACGCTCACcctggacgatggcgaggagaTCACGGAAAGGTTTCTTGCCCATGGGCCTTTCACAAAGGTCAACGGTCCCTTGGCAGAACAACTGGGGCTGGAGATGGCGGAGAACGGCGACGTGAAGACGACGCCCCCGTTTGGCGAGACGAGTGTGCCAGGCGTGTACGCGGTCGGGGACTGCGGGAATATGGTCAAAGCCGTTGCACCGGCAATGACGAGCGGCGCGCTGTGTGCGGGCGGGATGGTTGTGCCGTTGCAGTCGGAACCGAGGGTTGGCTTGTAG
- a CDS encoding Putative Methyltransferase domain-containing protein: MASARPQPTSLAELNRVFWDANVDTFWQQDWLKTFVDQLTRFLRTQAPNLGLRPRDPANPVRLLDYACAYGGASWALAPFVDEILGIDVAPAIVGRFNDCAARLGYSPAQAHAVAGDLTADGSLAAEAGFDVVIISMALHHLEDPKRMMELLARRVRPGGVLIAVEGVSAMETQSEAGNLDGDIHGKFEHEVLKTTNRHVVYSEGLFSGWFEEVGCDTEKFLYIENVEVSHIPENIVGKPGGLNRRMVIAASVKSG; this comes from the exons ATGGCCTCAGCCCGGCCCCAGCCCACATCCCTCGCGGAACTGAACCGTGTCTTCTGGGA TGCCAACGTCGACACCTTCTGGCAACAAGACTGGCTCAAGACCTTCGTCGATCAGCTCACCCGCTTCCTCCGCACGCAGGCGCCGAACCTAGGCCTTCGGCCACGGGACCCGGCCAACCCCGTCCGGCTCCTAGACTATGCCTGCGCCTATGGCGGTGCCTCCTGG GCCCTCGCGcccttcgtcgacgagatcctcGGCATTGACGTCGCCCCCGCCATCGTGGGCCGCTTCAACGACTGCGCGGCGAGGCTGGGGTACTCGCCCGCCCAGGCCCACGCCGTCGCAGGGGACCTGACGGCTGACGGGTcgctggccgccgaggcggggTTCGATGTGGTTATAATATCCATGGCGCTGCATCATCTCGAAGATCCAAAGCGGATGATGGAGCTGCTTGCACGGCGGGTGAGGCCCGGGGGCGTGCTGATTGCTGTGGAGGGTGTGAGTGCCATGGAGACACAGTCGGAGGCCGGAAACCTGGACGGCGATATCCATGGGAAGTTCGAGCATGAGGTTCTCAAGACCACCAATCGGCACGTCGTTTATAGTGAAGGATTGTTCTCCGGCTGGTTTGAGGAGGTCGGGTGTGACACAGAGAAGTTCCTGTATATCGAGAACGTGGAAGTCAGTCACATCCCGGAGAACATTGTCGGGAAGCCTGGGGGGTTGAATAGGAGGATGGTTATTGCCGCTTCGGTGAAGAGCGGTTAG
- a CDS encoding Putative mitochondrial carrier domain superfamily, with amino-acid sequence MSADFWAGYISGAVGIIIGNPLDLLKVRLQARPTPAAATPASPLPTPASLAATSYLRHFESPASLVTGSAAPILGYGALNALLFVSYNRTEAALNRALDVRSSLWTTWLAGAVGGLATWVVSTPTELIKCRAQLSSPPASSWAITKDVCRAEGVRGLYFGGVVTALRDSIGYGFYFWSYELTTRWMGVGGDGVNETNMRDEAAKVLLCGGLAGIVTWASIFPLDVIKTRVQTQAFEASSSAEASPLLGARGSQQEMRKRTGAIQVAREAYREGGVRVFFRGLTICSVRAFVVNAVQWAVYEWVMYEMGEGRRRPAAIEPVGQTL; translated from the coding sequence ATGTCCGCCGACTTCTGGGCCGGCTACATCAGCGGTGCCGTCGGCATCATTATCGGCAAccccctcgacctcctcaagGTTCGCCTCCAGGCACGACCgacccccgccgccgcaaccCCCGCCTCTCCGCTTCCGACCCCGGCATCCCTCGCCGCGACCTCGTACCTCCGCCACTTCGAGTCCCCCGCCTCTCTCGTCACCGGCTCCGCCGCCCCGATTCTCGGCTACGGTGCCCTCAACGCCCTCCTCTTTGTATCCTACAACCGCACCGAGGCCGCCTTGAACCGCGCTCTCGACGTCCGCTCCAGCCTCTGGACCACCTGGCTtgccggtgccgtcggcggtctGGCCACCTGGGTCGTAAGCACCCCGACCGAGCTGATCAAGTGCCGCGCCCAGCTGTCCTCGCCACCCGCCTCGAGCTGGGCCATCACCAAGGACGTCTgccgcgccgagggcgtACGGGGCCTGTATTTCGGTGGCGTCGTGACGGCCCTGCGCGACAGCATCGGCTACGGCTTCTATTTCTGGTCCTACGAGCTCACCACGCGCTGGATGGGCGTCGGTGGCGATGGTGTCAACGAGACCAACAtgcgcgacgaggccgccaaggtgCTTCTTTGTGGAGGgctcgccggcatcgtgACGTGGGCGAGCATCTTCCCGCTCGACGTCATAAAGACCCGCGTGCAGACTCAGGCTTTCGAGGCCTCTTCATCCGCCGAAGCTTCGCCTTTGCTTGGGGCGCGCGGCTCACAGCAGGAGATGCGCAAGCGTACGGGCGCAATCCAGGTTGCCAGGGAGGCATACCGTGAAGGCGGCGTTAGAGTCTTCTTCCGGGGCCTTACTATCTGCAGCGTGCGGgccttcgtcgtcaacgcGGTGCAGTGGGCCGTGTATGAGTGGGTCATGTATGAGATGGGCGAGGGTCGGAGGCGGCCTGCTGCCATCGAGCCTGTCGGACAAACGTTGTGA
- a CDS encoding Putative heterokaryon incompatibility, which produces MASRDRTRFQYERSIGKETIRLIRILTRRDTRNDPLRLALEEHAIADLPAYRALSYTWGPPIPNNDKTLKPRLATVLLDDHDFDVFPNLHDALLWIRARGSCDLYWIDAISINQADDTERTVQVSIMDHIYKGAARVDIWLGSVTEEHHPVEVSRMIRIMADNARKKLGYDPDTPVFDHDALRRYGLQDISDTVWHAFVSFFDRKWFDRVWVVQEVALSKDACVIWGDDTIPWETVALCSDFLRDSRLYEQLSEVLYDNRSFAIKDVHVGSSSAGIVAIQKCRHGKLDGWDSVTLDHMATTNGSFEQWADFLLQCDAVYEATGQCRVEAFWRTLIADRDGFQHPAPGSLQKAFHHWITDHVAWEIYCAVKKGANETECLARLESIQKLATSDVSKTVPSLGKIMGCLDRLKKCNKEREVKSVLDGFKHRCQAYVNLAFETLWDRRPFLMDSGHLGLGGQSMEDGDGVWVVSGCPSPLVLREMPVSSVSGPFCYQLVGEAYVHGIMHGEAVDEGARWEDICIQ; this is translated from the exons ATGGCGTCTCGTGACCGGACGAGGTTCCAATACGAGCGCTCCATCGGCAAGGAGACCATTCGCCTTATACGAATTCTGACCCGCCGAGACACTCGAAATGACCCGTTACGACTTGCACTTGAGGAacacgccatcgccgaccttCCAGCCTACCGAGCTCTGTCTTATACCTGGGGTCCGCCCATACCCAACAACGACAAGACTCTAAAGCCGAGATTGGCAACagtcctcctcgacgaccatGATTTTGACGTCTTCCCCAATTTACATGATGCGCTGCTTTGGATCAGAGCCCGTGGGTCATGCGACTTATACTGGATCGACGCCATCAGCATCAACCAGGCCGACGACACGGAGCGTACCGTACAGGTCAGCATAATGGACCACATCTATAAGGGGGCCGCCCGAGTCGACATTTGGCTCGGTTCTGTGACTGAGGAACATCACCCGGTTGAGGTCTCTAGGATGATTCGGATCATGGCCGACAACGCCCGGAAGAAGCTTGGGTACGACCCAGACACCCCCGTCTTCGACCACGATGCGCTACGGCGATATGGCTTGCAGGACATATCGGACACCGTCTGGCACGCGTTTgtctccttcttcgaccGCAAGTGGTTCGACCGTGTCTGGGTCGTCCAGGAAGTCGCACTCTCAAAGGACGCATGTGTGATCTGGGGCGACGACACGATCCCCTGGGAGACGGTGGCTCTCTGCTCCGATTTTCTGCGCGACAGCCGCCTCTACGAACAGCTTTCCGAGGTTCTCTATGACAACAGAAGTTTCGCAATCAAGGACGTCCATGTCGGCAGCAGCTCCGCAGGCATCGTCGCGATCCAGAAATGTCGTCACGGCAAGCTCGACGGCTGGGACAGCGTGACGCTTGATCATATG GCCACCACGAACGGGAGCTTCGAGCAATGGGCCGACTTCCTATTGCAATGCGACGCCGTGTACGAAGCGACGGGGCAGTGCCGCGTAGAGGCGTTCTGGCGGACGTTGATCGCCGACCGAGACGGGTTCCAACACCCAGCGCCCGGGAGTCTACAAAAGGCGTTCCACCACTGGATCACGGACCACGTAGCATGGGAGATCTACTGCGCCGTGAAGAAGGGGGCCAACGAGACCGAGTGTCTCGCACGGTTGGAGAGCATCCAGAAGCTCGCCACATCGGACGTCAGCAAGACGGTGCCATCGCTTGGCAAGATCATGGGCTGCCTCGACCGGCTCAAGAAGTGCAAcaaggagagggaggtgaAGAGCGTGTTAGATGGCTTCAAGCATCGGTGTCAGGCCTACGTCAACCTTGCGTTCGAGACGCTATGGGATAGACGGCCGTTCCTGATGGACAGCGGGCATCTCGGGCTTGGCGGGCAGTCGatggaggacggcgatgggGTATGGGTCGTGTCTGGCTGCCCGTCACCCCTCGTGCTTCGCGAGATGCCGGTGTCGTCGGTTTCTGGGCCGTTCTGCTACCAGCTGGTTGGAGAGGCGTACGTGCATGGCATCATGCACGGGGAAGCCGTCGATGAAGGTGCGCGGTGGGAGGATATCTGTATTCAGTGA
- a CDS encoding Putative helicase, P-loop containing nucleoside triphosphate hydrolase, SNF2-like domain superfamily → MYAAVTVDVSATPIANKENIPTKRYSTPQSVDKLHRPFKCPGSAARTVSADRPVRKKRRVDYKGADGSTDADKPYTNADRLALANRDANKFPVFQAKDKSAVFRKAFSVPLINKNSGTYNPNRPPPTLGLRTGATFIAKPLHDPSGEFSIVLYDPTVDDKPKEPEKKQDKKDVEGETKIDAPLVHKSLAEILGIKKKVEGEHPRVPVVIDPRLAKVLRPHQVEGVKFMYRCVTGMIEEKANGCIMADEMGLGKTLQCITLLWTLLKQSPEAGKGTIQKAIVACPSSLVRNWANELVKWLGADAITPFAIDGKASKEELTRQLRQWAIASGRSVTRPVIIVSYETLRLNVEELKHTKIGLMLCDEGHRLKNGDSQTFSALNNLNVTRRVILSGTPIQNDLSEYFSLISFANPDLLGTRLDFRKRFELPILRGRDADAAEAERKKGDECLSELLGIVNKFIIRRTNDILSKYLPVKYEHVVFCNLAPFQLDLYNYFITSPEIQALLRGKGSQPLKAINILKKLCNHPDLLNIADDLPGSEDCYPDDYVPKEARGRDRDVKPWYSGKMQVLDRMLARIRQDTNDKIVLISNYTQTLDLFEKLCRSRSYGCLRLDGTMNVNKRQKLVDKFNNPDGEEFVFLLSSKAGGCGLNLIGANRLVLFDPDWNPAADQQALARVWRDGQKKDCFVYRFIATGTIEEKIFQRQSHKQSLSSCVVDSAEDVERHFSLDSLRELFQYRPGTNSDTHDTFKCKRCKPDGRQYIKSPAMLYGDTSTWNHFVNEALKPIQDLLLRQECGEPEVSAVFQYISH, encoded by the exons ATGTATGCAGCAGT GACCGTCGACGTCAGCGCCACCCCGATCGCCAACAAGGAGAACATCCCGACCAAGCGATACTCTACCCCTCAATCTGTCGACAAGCTCCACAGGCCCTTTAAATGCCCCGGATCAGCGGCGAGGACTGTATCAGCCGACAGACCGGTCCGGAAGAAGAGACGGGTTGACTATAAAGGCGCCGATGGAtcgaccgacgccgacaagcccTACACCAATGCCGATCGACTTGCCCTTGCCAACCGCGACGCGAACAAATTCCCCGTCTTTCAGGCCAAGGATAAGTCGGCAGTTTTTCGCAAGGCCTTCTCGGTACCCCTGATCAACAAGAACTCAGGGACCTACAATCCCAATCGACCCCCTCCCACCCTTGGCCTTCGTACCGGTGCTACTTTCATCGCGAAGCCATTGCATGACCCCAGTGGCGAATTTTCGATTGTGCTGTACGACCCTACCGTAGACGACAAGCCTAAGGAGCCCGAAAAGAAGCAAGACAAgaaggatgtcgagggcgaAACTAAGATCGACGCCCCTCTCGTCCACAAGAGTTTGGCCGAGATCCTAGGAATAAAGAAGAAGGTTGAAGGGGAACATCCCCGAGTtcccgtcgtcatcgacccGAGACTAGCCAAAGTTCTGAGGCCGCATCAAGTCGAGGGTGTCAAGTTCATGTACAGATGTGTTACTGGCATGATTGAGGAAAAGGCCAATGGCTGCATcatggccgacgagatgGGTCTAGGAAAGACGCTTCAATGCATTACCCTGCTTTGGACCCTTCTCAAGCAATCACCAGAAGCTGGAAAGGGCACTATCCAAAAAGCTATTGTCGCGTGTCCTTCCAGTTTGGTCCGCAACTGGGCCAACGAATTGGTGAAATGGCTGGGCGCCGATGCCATTACGCCCTTTGCTATTGACGGAAAGGCATCGAAGGAGGAACTGACTCGTCAGCTGCGCCAATGGGCCATTGCTAGTGGCAGATCAGTAACCCGGCCAGTCATCATCGTGTCTTACGAAACCCTTCGTCTCAACGTCGAGGAGTTGAAGCACACAAAGATAGGTCTCATGTTGTGCGACGAGGGTCACCGTCTAAAGAACGGAGACAGCCAGACATTCAGTGCCCTCAACAATCTCAACGTCACACGGCGAGTCATTCTGTCCGGAACACCCATCCAGAATGACCTGTCCGAGTACTTCTCCCTCATCAGCTTCGCAAACCCGGACCTGCTCGGCACTCGTCTAGACTTCCGTAAGCGGTTCGAGCTCCCTATTCTGCGTGGTcgcgacgccgatgccgccgaggccgagaggaagaagggagaCGAGTGCCTTTCCGAGCTGTTAGGCATTGTGAACAAGTTCATCATTCGCCGCACCAACGACATCCTGTCCAAGTATCTGCCCGTCAAGTATGAGCACGTCGTCTTCTGCAACCTCGCCCCGTTCCAGCTCGATCTATACAACTATTTCATCACCAGCCCGGAAATCCAGGCGCTTCTCCGTGGCAAGGGCAGTCAGCCCCTCAAGGCTATCAATATCCTCAAGAAGCTGTGCAACCACCCGGATCTCCTCAACATTGCAGATGACTTGCCCGGTTCAGAGGATTGTTACCCCGATGACTACGTCCCCAAAGAAGCGCGCGGCCGAGACAGAGACGTCAAGCCTTGGTACTCGGGCAAGATGCAAGTCCTCGACCGCATGCTCGCACGCATCCGCCAGGACACCAACGACAAGATTGTCCTCATCAGCAACTACACACAGACTCTGGACCTGTTTGAGAAACTGTGTCGTTCTCGCTCCTACGGTTGCTTACGCCTGGATGGCACCATGAACGTCAACAAGCGCCAGAAGTTGGTCGACAAGTTCAACAACCCCGACGGAGAGGAGTTTGTCTTCCTCCTCAGCTCCAAGGCTGGTGGTTGTGGCCTCAATCTTATCGGCGCCAACCGACTAGTCCTTTTCGATCCCGACTGGAACCCCGCCGCAGACCAGCAGGCCCTTGCCCGTGTGTGGCGTGATGGCCAGAAGAAGGACTGCTTCGTTTACCGCTTCATCGCCACCGGAACgatcgaggagaagatcTTCCAGCGCCAGTCCCACAAGCAGTCGCTGTCCAGTTGCGTCGTCGACTCCGCCGAAGATGTCGAGCGCCACTTCTCGCTCGACAGTCTTCGCGAGCTGTTCCAGTACCGCCCCGGTACAAACTCGGACACGCACGACACGTTCAAGTGTAAGCGGTGCAAGCCCGATGGCCGGCAGTATATCAAATCACCCGCCATGCTGTACGGCGACACAAGCACATGGAATCATTTCGTCAACGAGGCTTTGAAGCCGATCCAGGATCTGTTGCTGAGGCAAGAGTGCGGTGAGCCTGAGGTGTCGGCAGTGTTTCAGTACATTTCGCATTAG